The Neodiprion fabricii isolate iyNeoFabr1 chromosome 4, iyNeoFabr1.1, whole genome shotgun sequence genome window below encodes:
- the LOC124181645 gene encoding kinase D-interacting substrate of 220 kDa B isoform X7, whose protein sequence is MNRMLRLTPISKTLHRSDSMVSLCYRSIVNFITDDNLLGLQNFLENKRVQVDDRDENGSTALIYAASKGKIHFVRELINHGADVNVEDGDDWTALLCAAKEGYTDVCLELLEHGAQLEHRDMGGWSALMWATYKGRSETVSLLLSRGADVNAHGNYHISSLLWAAGRGYADILKDLIAHGAKVNVGDKYGTSALVWSCRKGNIEIVDALLKAGANVDTAGMYSWTALLVATLGNHVDVVMLLLEYKPNVNALDKDGCTALAIACREGHHEIANALVIAGAYINIQDRAGDTNLIHAVKGGHRGVVETLIKKYADVDIAGKDKKTAIYIAVEKGNVAMVKLLLTANPDLEIPTKDGDTPLLRAVRSRNAEIVQLLLDKKAKVSAADKKGDTVLHIAMRARSKAIVEILLRNPKNSQLLYRPNRQGETPYNIDINHPKTILGQIFGARRLNTNEDNENMLGYDLYSSALADILSEPSLSTPITVGLYAKWGSGKSFLLNKLREEMKNFARQWMDPVFQFSSLLFLVVVHVSLLIGVILGLSLQSWIIGLAIGVTFIVVLYVFLLLVWYANQRYDWYWPYNFNVALTRKLNNLKLLLQVMFCHPPGAQVGDSPSAQPTKFYFTDQTRVGTTSAGENAVVQMVGSLYDSIENDYGSLVTRLYRAFRPKMAKSTSSWKWRHVCCLPYIVIFEICFGSLLVGVSILTVYLIEFKNSDRVIEQVTAHAILLTVGLLLSVGIIANLYTWSRMLHALVFSQRRHLQRSISKLETLKSEGFIQTLRSEVNLMTEMVKCLDRFTSQQSRLVVVVDGLDSCEQDKVLLVLDAIQALFSDNHCPFIVILAIDPHVIAKAVEVNSRRLFTESNIGGHDYLRNMVHLPFYLQNSGLRKLKVAQQTAQYHKKSAWTEAEDSINYATTSAIHHSVSNRRLSTESGVMNSTEKLKPPSRKNSRKLRLSESVASSIGSNLNRLGGAHDLNKMLLTDDYFSDVNPRSMRRLMNVVYVTGRLLKAFQIDFNWYHLASWINITEQWPFRTSWMILHYDLYEETLDDSTSLKALYDKVRPQIPVLKDVQPLLEMDRDERKLDVFLTFHRSSLLISDMKIFLPFTINLDPYIKKKIKEEQQVIDEESMTSGMYKPAAPWNNHVNHQEHWPPSKSVLTNRQHRSSRGNNEQRPLQPGWVAQSAMDWQPPPWVHLPPMEPAPRPISAITSLPPDILEMKLSSLSVNGVCDLLGKVEELSPAQAARYKNVIRENNISGRVLLHCDLQELKKVLKMGFGDWELFRIVIASLREAELSSFTTHEEGPRSVRFTVGSEQITRKEPTPQNVSSRPVVVEKDKSTSRTDGSSRRDPSKQSVMEKQYQVTLEEQMICGALQTLNEEACEDVLDVPSPATAPTDSLPERIMEIRMILGLFLMITAASGWNVTFESQTVTVHMHEALSVAFTANVTEADVANGTVVVSTTRESVATVDDLPVLDSSTVNDLVWSSNLVVSGNFLGNADILLSIVSPDQENKTSDALSVIVIREERIIDTLFTVFVAVMVSIMYINFGAAMDWPLCKRTLKRPIGPTIGFVCQFIWMPLLSYGIGLVLFPDDPELRLGMFFAGVSPAGGASNIWTVILGGNLNLSVTMTTISTLAAFGMMPLWIFTLGSTIFNSANLGVPYSRIAMFAVGLVIPLGIGFLIQKKLPRVSRILVRVLKPLCSLLIIAIIVFAIITNLYLFQLFSWRIIVAGIGLPWLGYLFGYLLALVLRQPGPDITAISVETGVQNTGISIFLLRFSLPQPAADLTTIAPVSVAIMTPIPLTILWIVKLIMDRRKKSIAASAEKLQGSTVPIPTVSASTKTDNTENP, encoded by the exons acgCTTCACCGTTCGGACTCGATGGTTTCGCTCTGTTACcgatccatcgtcaatttcaTTACTGACGACAATCTCTTGGGCTTGCAAAACTTTCTTGAGAACAAGCGGGTCCAGGTTGACGATCGCGACGAA aaTGGAAGTACGGCACTTATTTATGCCGCATCTAAAGGAAAAATACACTTTGTTCGGGAATTGATCAACCATGGAGCGGACGTGAATGTCGAAGACGGG GACGATTGGACAGCGTTATTGTGCGCAGCCAAAGAAGGATACACAGATGTATGCCTCGAGCTGCTTGAACATGGTGCCCAATTGGAGCATCGTGATATG GGAGGATGGTCAGCACTCATGTGGGCTACGTACAAAGGCAGATCCGAAACGGTATCACTGCTGTTATCTCGAGGAGCAGACGTCAATGCTCACGGCAATTATCACATATCCTCTTTGTTGTGGGCTGCGGGTCGAGGATACGCAGACATTCTCAAAGACTTGATAGCCCACGGTGCTAAAGTCAACGTCGGTGACAAG TATGGGACGTCGGCCTTGGTTTGGTCATGTCGTAAGGGGAACATAGAGATTGTTGACGCGTTATTGAAGGCCGGAGCAAACGTTGACACTGCTGGCATG TATTCGTGGACAGCTTTGCTAGTCGCTACTTTGGGAAATCACGTCGACGTTGTCATGCTACTTTTGGAGTATAAACCGAACGTTAATGCGTTGGACAAAGACGGGTGCACAGCTCTGGCTATTGCATGCAGAGAGGGACATCATGAAATAGCCAATGCTCTTGTAATCGCCGGGGCGTATATCAACATACAAGACAGAGCCGGTGACACCAATTTAATTCACGCTGTTAAGGGAGGTCACAGGGGTGTGGTTGAAACTCTTATAAAGAAGTACGCCGACGTTGATATAGCTGGAAAG GATAAAAAAACGGCGATTTACATCGCGGTTGAAAAGGGAAATGTCGCGATGGTCAAGTTGTTGTTGACAGCCAATCCTGATCTGGAGATTCCAACAAAGGATGGCGACACTCCGCTACTTCGTGCTGTGAGGTCGCGTAACGCCGAAATTGTTCAGCTTCTACTCGACAAGAAAGCAAAGGTTTCGGCGGCCGACAAAAAGGGTGATACCGTGCTTCACATTGCCATGCGGGCCAGGTCGAAAGCTatcgttgaaatattattgCGGAATCCTAAGAATAGCCAGCTACTCTACCGGCCAAATCGACAGGGAGAGACACCCTACAATATAGATATCAATCATCCGAAGACGATACTGGGACAAATATTTGGTGCTA GACGATTGAACACTAATGAGGACAATGAAAATATGCTTGGATATGATCTGTACAGTAGCGCGTTAGCCGACATTCTCAGTGAACCTTCACTCTCCACACCGATTACTGTCGGTCTCTATGCAAAATGGGGCTCTGGGAAATCATTTTTACTCAACAAGCTTAGAG aggagatgaaaaattttgcacgaCAATGGATGGATCCAGTATTCCAGTTTTCGTCATTACTGTTCCTTGTCGTTGTTCACGTATCTTTACTAATCGGAGTGATACTGGGCCTTTCCCTTCAATCCTGGATCATTGGACTTGCCATTGGCGTTACTTTTATCGTTGTACTCTACGTGTTCCTGCTTCTTGTTTGGTACGCCAATCAAAG atacGACTGGTACTGGCCGTACAATTTCAACGTAGCTCTCACCAGAAAATTGAACAACTTGAAGCTACTGCTCCAAGTTATGTTTTGCCATCCACCCGGTGCTCAAGTTGGCGATTCTCCCAGTGCTCAGCCTACCAAATTTTACTTCACCGATCAAACTCGCGTTGGCACAACTTCGGCGGGTGAAAATGCGGTTGTACAAATGGTCGGATCCTTGTATGACTCGATCGAAAATGATTACGGGTCGCTAGTTACCAGACTTTATAGAGCATTCAGACCAAAGATGGCAAAATCGACATCATCCTGGAAATGGAGACACGTTTGTTGCTTGCCCTATATTGTGATATTCGAAATTTGCTTCGGCTCGCTTCTGGTCGGAGTCTCGATACTTACCGTCTACCTTATCGAGTTCAAGAATTCTGA CCGTGTTATCGAACAAGTAACCGCTCATGCGATTCTGTTAACAGTTGGGCTGCTGCTTTCCGTTGGCATTATAGCCAACTTGTATACATGGAGCAGGATGCTGCACGCCTTGGTATTTTCTCAAAGAAGGCATTTACAACGGAGTATTTCAAAGCTGGAAACGTTGAAAAGCGAAGGATTTATACAGACTTTACGGTCGGAGGTCAATTTAATGACTGAAATG GTGAAATGTTTGGATAGATTTACTTCACAACAGAGTCGGCTAGTGGTTGTTGTCGATGGGTTGGACAGTTGCGAACAAGACAAAGTACTCCTAGTCCTCGATGCTATTCAAGCGTTATTCAGCGACAATCACTGCCCGTTTATCGTCATCTTAGCCATTGATCCTCACGTCATTGCCAAG GCGGTGGAAGTGAATAGCAGGAGACTATTTACAGAATCCAATATTGGCGGTCACGACTACCTCCGCAACATGGTTCACCTACCGTTTTACCTTCAAAATAGTGGCTTACGAAAGCTGAAAGTGGCCCAACAGACGGCCCAGTATCACAAAAAGAGTGCATGGACAGAAGCAGAGGACAGTATTAACTATGCAACAACAAGCGCCATTCATCACTCGGTCTCAAACAGGAGACTCAGCACCGAATCGGGCGTTATGAATAGcacagaaaaattgaaacctcCGAGCAGAAAGAACAGCAGGAAACTCAGGCTGAGCGAATCTGTAGCTAGCAGTATTGGCAGCAACTTGAATAGACTGGGCGGCGCTcatgatttgaataaaatgttgctCACCGATGATTACTTTAGCGATGTAAATCCTCGTAGTATGAGACGACTTATGAACGTAGTATACGTTACAG GAAGACTGCTGAAAGCATTCCAAATAGATTTTAATTGGTATCATCTGGCCAGTTGGATCAACATCACAGAACAGTGGCCTTTTAGAACTTCTTGGATGATCCTACATTATGATCTCTATGAAGAAACGCTCGACGATTCCACATCCCTCAAAGCTCTGTACGATAA AGTGCGACCTCAGATACCGGTACTAAAAGACGTTCAACCCCTATTGGAAATGGATAGAGACGAGCGAAAACTCGATGTATTTCTTACTTTTCATCGATCTAGTCTTTTGATAtcagatatgaaaatattcctTCCGTTTACGATAAATCTCGATCCatatataaagaaaaagattaAAGAAGAGCAGCAGGTAATCGACGAGGAGAGTATGACTTCTGGTATGTACAAACCAGCCGCGCCGTGGAACAATCACGTCAATCATCAGGAACACTGGCCACCCAGTAAAAGCGTGTTAACTAATCGCCAACACAGATCATCCAGAGGAAACAATGAACAACGTCCGTTACAGCCAGGCTGGGTTGCACAATCGGCAATGGATTGGCAGCCTCCACCATGGGTACATTTGCCCCCTATGGAACCTGCGCCTAGGCCAATATCTGCAATCACTAGTCTTCCG CCAGACATtttggaaatgaaattatCGAGTCTCTCGGTTAATGGAGTTTGCGATCTCCTTGGGAAAGTAGAAGAACTAAGTCCAGCCCAAGCAGCCCGTTACAAAAATGTCATCAGGGAAAATAATATAAGTGGTCGAGTACTACTTCACTGTGATCTACAAGAGCTGAAAAAA GTACTTAAAATGGGGTTCGGAGATTGGGAACTTTTCCGTATCGTTATTGCGTCTCTTAGGGAAGCGGAACTTTCATCTTTTACAACTCATGAAGAAGGTCCTCGCAGCGTTCGATTTACCGTAGGATCAGAGCAAATTACACGCAAAG AACCAACGCCGCAAAATGTTTCATCGCGACCTGTTGTTGTGGAAAAAGATAAGTCTACATCACGAACCGATGGCTCTTCTAGACGAGATCCGAGCAAGCAATCTGTAATGGAAAAACAG TATCAG GTAACCCTTGAGGAACAAATGATCTGCGGAGCCCTGCAGACGTTGAATGAGGAGGCGTGCGAAGATGTGCTAGATGTACCTTCGCCAGCAACAGCTCCAACCGACTCACTTCCAG AGAGAATCATGGAGATACGAATGATTCTGGGACTTTTCCTGATGATCACTGCGGCGTCGGGATGGAATGTTACGTTTGAATCGCAGACGGTGACGGTTCACATGCACGAGGCACTTTCCGTGGCATTCACCGCCAACGTAACAGAGGCCGACGTTGCAAACGGGACCGTCGTCGTCTCGACGACGAGAGAATCCGTAGCAACCGTTGATGATTTGCCGGTGTTGGATTCGAGCACGGTGAACGATTTGGTTTGGAGTAGCAACCTTGTCGTGTCCGGTAACTTTCTCGGCAATGCCGACATCCTTCTGTCCATCGTATCTCCCGACcag GAGAACAAGACCTCGGACGCCCTGTCGGTGATCGTTATTCGAGAAGAGCGTATCATCGATACACTTTTCACAGTATTCGTTGCCGTCATGGTCTCAATAATGTACATCAACTTTGGCGCTGCCATGGACTGGCCACTCTGCAAACGTACCTTGAAGCGACCGATCGGTCCGACGATCGGGTTCGTTTGCCAGTTTATCTGGATGCCGCTG CTGAGTTACGGCATTGGATTAGTCCTGTTTCCAGACGATCCTGAACTGCGGTTGGGAATGTTTTTCGCCGGGGTGAGTCCTGCCGGAGGTGCATCTAATATTTGGACAGTAATTTTGGGTGGCAATCTCAATTTATCTGTAACAATGACCACCATCAGTACATTGGCAGCGTTTG GCATGATGCCGCTGTGGATCTTCACCCTTGGGAGTACGATTTTCAACAGTGCAAACCTCGGGGTTCCGTACTCGAGGATAGCAATGTTCGCAGTTGGTCTTGTCATTCCATTGGGTATCGGATTCCTGATTCAGAAAAAACTGCCAAGGGTCTCAAGGATACTAGTAAGAGTACTGAAGCCGTTGTGCAGTCTGCTGATCATTGCTATCATCGTATTCGCCATTATTACCAATCTGTATCTCTTTCAACTGTTTTCGTGGAGG ATCATTGTTGCTGGTATTGGATTACCCTGGCTGGGGTATTTGTTTGGGTATTTGCTCGCTCTTGTTCTGAGGCAACCGGGCCCTGATATAACAGCAATCTCCGTCGAAACCGGAGTTCAAAACACCGGAATCTCGATATTTCTACTCAGATTCTCGTTGCCGCAACCAGCTGCTGATTTGACCACCA TTGCTCCAGTATCAGTTGCGATAATGACGCCAATTCCATTGACTATTCTTTGGATCGTGAAACTGATTATGGATCGACGGAAAAAATCGATCGCTGCTTCAGCTGAGAAACTTCAAGGATCTACAGTGCCGATACCAACCGTATCTGCATCTACTAAAACGGACAACACCGAAAATCCTTGA
- the LOC124181645 gene encoding kinase D-interacting substrate of 220 kDa B isoform X5 translates to MSHRPAKITHPSARGYRQVVTLQAEIRRRQFAALAMRTTRPQGVANRKNETLHRSDSMVSLCYRSIVNFITDDNLLGLQNFLENKRVQVDDRDENGSTALIYAASKGKIHFVRELINHGADVNVEDGDDWTALLCAAKEGYTDVCLELLEHGAQLEHRDMGGWSALMWATYKGRSETVSLLLSRGADVNAHGNYHISSLLWAAGRGYADILKDLIAHGAKVNVGDKYGTSALVWSCRKGNIEIVDALLKAGANVDTAGMYSWTALLVATLGNHVDVVMLLLEYKPNVNALDKDGCTALAIACREGHHEIANALVIAGAYINIQDRAGDTNLIHAVKGGHRGVVETLIKKYADVDIAGKDKKTAIYIAVEKGNVAMVKLLLTANPDLEIPTKDGDTPLLRAVRSRNAEIVQLLLDKKAKVSAADKKGDTVLHIAMRARSKAIVEILLRNPKNSQLLYRPNRQGETPYNIDINHPKTILGQIFGARRLNTNEDNENMLGYDLYSSALADILSEPSLSTPITVGLYAKWGSGKSFLLNKLREEMKNFARQWMDPVFQFSSLLFLVVVHVSLLIGVILGLSLQSWIIGLAIGVTFIVVLYVFLLLVWYANQRYDWYWPYNFNVALTRKLNNLKLLLQVMFCHPPGAQVGDSPSAQPTKFYFTDQTRVGTTSAGENAVVQMVGSLYDSIENDYGSLVTRLYRAFRPKMAKSTSSWKWRHVCCLPYIVIFEICFGSLLVGVSILTVYLIEFKNSDRVIEQVTAHAILLTVGLLLSVGIIANLYTWSRMLHALVFSQRRHLQRSISKLETLKSEGFIQTLRSEVNLMTEMVKCLDRFTSQQSRLVVVVDGLDSCEQDKVLLVLDAIQALFSDNHCPFIVILAIDPHVIAKAVEVNSRRLFTESNIGGHDYLRNMVHLPFYLQNSGLRKLKVAQQTAQYHKKSAWTEAEDSINYATTSAIHHSVSNRRLSTESGVMNSTEKLKPPSRKNSRKLRLSESVASSIGSNLNRLGGAHDLNKMLLTDDYFSDVNPRSMRRLMNVVYVTGRLLKAFQIDFNWYHLASWINITEQWPFRTSWMILHYDLYEETLDDSTSLKALYDKVRPQIPVLKDVQPLLEMDRDERKLDVFLTFHRSSLLISDMKIFLPFTINLDPYIKKKIKEEQQVIDEESMTSGMYKPAAPWNNHVNHQEHWPPSKSVLTNRQHRSSRGNNEQRPLQPGWVAQSAMDWQPPPWVHLPPMEPAPRPISAITSLPPDILEMKLSSLSVNGVCDLLGKVEELSPAQAARYKNVIRENNISGRVLLHCDLQELKKVLKMGFGDWELFRIVIASLREAELSSFTTHEEGPRSVRFTVGSEQITRKEPTPQNVSSRPVVVEKDKSTSRTDGSSRRDPSKQSVMEKQYQVTLEEQMICGALQTLNEEACEDVLDVPSPATAPTDSLPERIMEIRMILGLFLMITAASGWNVTFESQTVTVHMHEALSVAFTANVTEADVANGTVVVSTTRESVATVDDLPVLDSSTVNDLVWSSNLVVSGNFLGNADILLSIVSPDQENKTSDALSVIVIREERIIDTLFTVFVAVMVSIMYINFGAAMDWPLCKRTLKRPIGPTIGFVCQFIWMPLLSYGIGLVLFPDDPELRLGMFFAGVSPAGGASNIWTVILGGNLNLSVTMTTISTLAAFGMMPLWIFTLGSTIFNSANLGVPYSRIAMFAVGLVIPLGIGFLIQKKLPRVSRILVRVLKPLCSLLIIAIIVFAIITNLYLFQLFSWRIIVAGIGLPWLGYLFGYLLALVLRQPGPDITAISVETGVQNTGISIFLLRFSLPQPAADLTTIAPVSVAIMTPIPLTILWIVKLIMDRRKKSIAASAEKLQGSTVPIPTVSASTKTDNTENP, encoded by the exons acgCTTCACCGTTCGGACTCGATGGTTTCGCTCTGTTACcgatccatcgtcaatttcaTTACTGACGACAATCTCTTGGGCTTGCAAAACTTTCTTGAGAACAAGCGGGTCCAGGTTGACGATCGCGACGAA aaTGGAAGTACGGCACTTATTTATGCCGCATCTAAAGGAAAAATACACTTTGTTCGGGAATTGATCAACCATGGAGCGGACGTGAATGTCGAAGACGGG GACGATTGGACAGCGTTATTGTGCGCAGCCAAAGAAGGATACACAGATGTATGCCTCGAGCTGCTTGAACATGGTGCCCAATTGGAGCATCGTGATATG GGAGGATGGTCAGCACTCATGTGGGCTACGTACAAAGGCAGATCCGAAACGGTATCACTGCTGTTATCTCGAGGAGCAGACGTCAATGCTCACGGCAATTATCACATATCCTCTTTGTTGTGGGCTGCGGGTCGAGGATACGCAGACATTCTCAAAGACTTGATAGCCCACGGTGCTAAAGTCAACGTCGGTGACAAG TATGGGACGTCGGCCTTGGTTTGGTCATGTCGTAAGGGGAACATAGAGATTGTTGACGCGTTATTGAAGGCCGGAGCAAACGTTGACACTGCTGGCATG TATTCGTGGACAGCTTTGCTAGTCGCTACTTTGGGAAATCACGTCGACGTTGTCATGCTACTTTTGGAGTATAAACCGAACGTTAATGCGTTGGACAAAGACGGGTGCACAGCTCTGGCTATTGCATGCAGAGAGGGACATCATGAAATAGCCAATGCTCTTGTAATCGCCGGGGCGTATATCAACATACAAGACAGAGCCGGTGACACCAATTTAATTCACGCTGTTAAGGGAGGTCACAGGGGTGTGGTTGAAACTCTTATAAAGAAGTACGCCGACGTTGATATAGCTGGAAAG GATAAAAAAACGGCGATTTACATCGCGGTTGAAAAGGGAAATGTCGCGATGGTCAAGTTGTTGTTGACAGCCAATCCTGATCTGGAGATTCCAACAAAGGATGGCGACACTCCGCTACTTCGTGCTGTGAGGTCGCGTAACGCCGAAATTGTTCAGCTTCTACTCGACAAGAAAGCAAAGGTTTCGGCGGCCGACAAAAAGGGTGATACCGTGCTTCACATTGCCATGCGGGCCAGGTCGAAAGCTatcgttgaaatattattgCGGAATCCTAAGAATAGCCAGCTACTCTACCGGCCAAATCGACAGGGAGAGACACCCTACAATATAGATATCAATCATCCGAAGACGATACTGGGACAAATATTTGGTGCTA GACGATTGAACACTAATGAGGACAATGAAAATATGCTTGGATATGATCTGTACAGTAGCGCGTTAGCCGACATTCTCAGTGAACCTTCACTCTCCACACCGATTACTGTCGGTCTCTATGCAAAATGGGGCTCTGGGAAATCATTTTTACTCAACAAGCTTAGAG aggagatgaaaaattttgcacgaCAATGGATGGATCCAGTATTCCAGTTTTCGTCATTACTGTTCCTTGTCGTTGTTCACGTATCTTTACTAATCGGAGTGATACTGGGCCTTTCCCTTCAATCCTGGATCATTGGACTTGCCATTGGCGTTACTTTTATCGTTGTACTCTACGTGTTCCTGCTTCTTGTTTGGTACGCCAATCAAAG atacGACTGGTACTGGCCGTACAATTTCAACGTAGCTCTCACCAGAAAATTGAACAACTTGAAGCTACTGCTCCAAGTTATGTTTTGCCATCCACCCGGTGCTCAAGTTGGCGATTCTCCCAGTGCTCAGCCTACCAAATTTTACTTCACCGATCAAACTCGCGTTGGCACAACTTCGGCGGGTGAAAATGCGGTTGTACAAATGGTCGGATCCTTGTATGACTCGATCGAAAATGATTACGGGTCGCTAGTTACCAGACTTTATAGAGCATTCAGACCAAAGATGGCAAAATCGACATCATCCTGGAAATGGAGACACGTTTGTTGCTTGCCCTATATTGTGATATTCGAAATTTGCTTCGGCTCGCTTCTGGTCGGAGTCTCGATACTTACCGTCTACCTTATCGAGTTCAAGAATTCTGA CCGTGTTATCGAACAAGTAACCGCTCATGCGATTCTGTTAACAGTTGGGCTGCTGCTTTCCGTTGGCATTATAGCCAACTTGTATACATGGAGCAGGATGCTGCACGCCTTGGTATTTTCTCAAAGAAGGCATTTACAACGGAGTATTTCAAAGCTGGAAACGTTGAAAAGCGAAGGATTTATACAGACTTTACGGTCGGAGGTCAATTTAATGACTGAAATG GTGAAATGTTTGGATAGATTTACTTCACAACAGAGTCGGCTAGTGGTTGTTGTCGATGGGTTGGACAGTTGCGAACAAGACAAAGTACTCCTAGTCCTCGATGCTATTCAAGCGTTATTCAGCGACAATCACTGCCCGTTTATCGTCATCTTAGCCATTGATCCTCACGTCATTGCCAAG GCGGTGGAAGTGAATAGCAGGAGACTATTTACAGAATCCAATATTGGCGGTCACGACTACCTCCGCAACATGGTTCACCTACCGTTTTACCTTCAAAATAGTGGCTTACGAAAGCTGAAAGTGGCCCAACAGACGGCCCAGTATCACAAAAAGAGTGCATGGACAGAAGCAGAGGACAGTATTAACTATGCAACAACAAGCGCCATTCATCACTCGGTCTCAAACAGGAGACTCAGCACCGAATCGGGCGTTATGAATAGcacagaaaaattgaaacctcCGAGCAGAAAGAACAGCAGGAAACTCAGGCTGAGCGAATCTGTAGCTAGCAGTATTGGCAGCAACTTGAATAGACTGGGCGGCGCTcatgatttgaataaaatgttgctCACCGATGATTACTTTAGCGATGTAAATCCTCGTAGTATGAGACGACTTATGAACGTAGTATACGTTACAG GAAGACTGCTGAAAGCATTCCAAATAGATTTTAATTGGTATCATCTGGCCAGTTGGATCAACATCACAGAACAGTGGCCTTTTAGAACTTCTTGGATGATCCTACATTATGATCTCTATGAAGAAACGCTCGACGATTCCACATCCCTCAAAGCTCTGTACGATAA AGTGCGACCTCAGATACCGGTACTAAAAGACGTTCAACCCCTATTGGAAATGGATAGAGACGAGCGAAAACTCGATGTATTTCTTACTTTTCATCGATCTAGTCTTTTGATAtcagatatgaaaatattcctTCCGTTTACGATAAATCTCGATCCatatataaagaaaaagattaAAGAAGAGCAGCAGGTAATCGACGAGGAGAGTATGACTTCTGGTATGTACAAACCAGCCGCGCCGTGGAACAATCACGTCAATCATCAGGAACACTGGCCACCCAGTAAAAGCGTGTTAACTAATCGCCAACACAGATCATCCAGAGGAAACAATGAACAACGTCCGTTACAGCCAGGCTGGGTTGCACAATCGGCAATGGATTGGCAGCCTCCACCATGGGTACATTTGCCCCCTATGGAACCTGCGCCTAGGCCAATATCTGCAATCACTAGTCTTCCG CCAGACATtttggaaatgaaattatCGAGTCTCTCGGTTAATGGAGTTTGCGATCTCCTTGGGAAAGTAGAAGAACTAAGTCCAGCCCAAGCAGCCCGTTACAAAAATGTCATCAGGGAAAATAATATAAGTGGTCGAGTACTACTTCACTGTGATCTACAAGAGCTGAAAAAA GTACTTAAAATGGGGTTCGGAGATTGGGAACTTTTCCGTATCGTTATTGCGTCTCTTAGGGAAGCGGAACTTTCATCTTTTACAACTCATGAAGAAGGTCCTCGCAGCGTTCGATTTACCGTAGGATCAGAGCAAATTACACGCAAAG AACCAACGCCGCAAAATGTTTCATCGCGACCTGTTGTTGTGGAAAAAGATAAGTCTACATCACGAACCGATGGCTCTTCTAGACGAGATCCGAGCAAGCAATCTGTAATGGAAAAACAG TATCAG GTAACCCTTGAGGAACAAATGATCTGCGGAGCCCTGCAGACGTTGAATGAGGAGGCGTGCGAAGATGTGCTAGATGTACCTTCGCCAGCAACAGCTCCAACCGACTCACTTCCAG AGAGAATCATGGAGATACGAATGATTCTGGGACTTTTCCTGATGATCACTGCGGCGTCGGGATGGAATGTTACGTTTGAATCGCAGACGGTGACGGTTCACATGCACGAGGCACTTTCCGTGGCATTCACCGCCAACGTAACAGAGGCCGACGTTGCAAACGGGACCGTCGTCGTCTCGACGACGAGAGAATCCGTAGCAACCGTTGATGATTTGCCGGTGTTGGATTCGAGCACGGTGAACGATTTGGTTTGGAGTAGCAACCTTGTCGTGTCCGGTAACTTTCTCGGCAATGCCGACATCCTTCTGTCCATCGTATCTCCCGACcag GAGAACAAGACCTCGGACGCCCTGTCGGTGATCGTTATTCGAGAAGAGCGTATCATCGATACACTTTTCACAGTATTCGTTGCCGTCATGGTCTCAATAATGTACATCAACTTTGGCGCTGCCATGGACTGGCCACTCTGCAAACGTACCTTGAAGCGACCGATCGGTCCGACGATCGGGTTCGTTTGCCAGTTTATCTGGATGCCGCTG CTGAGTTACGGCATTGGATTAGTCCTGTTTCCAGACGATCCTGAACTGCGGTTGGGAATGTTTTTCGCCGGGGTGAGTCCTGCCGGAGGTGCATCTAATATTTGGACAGTAATTTTGGGTGGCAATCTCAATTTATCTGTAACAATGACCACCATCAGTACATTGGCAGCGTTTG GCATGATGCCGCTGTGGATCTTCACCCTTGGGAGTACGATTTTCAACAGTGCAAACCTCGGGGTTCCGTACTCGAGGATAGCAATGTTCGCAGTTGGTCTTGTCATTCCATTGGGTATCGGATTCCTGATTCAGAAAAAACTGCCAAGGGTCTCAAGGATACTAGTAAGAGTACTGAAGCCGTTGTGCAGTCTGCTGATCATTGCTATCATCGTATTCGCCATTATTACCAATCTGTATCTCTTTCAACTGTTTTCGTGGAGG ATCATTGTTGCTGGTATTGGATTACCCTGGCTGGGGTATTTGTTTGGGTATTTGCTCGCTCTTGTTCTGAGGCAACCGGGCCCTGATATAACAGCAATCTCCGTCGAAACCGGAGTTCAAAACACCGGAATCTCGATATTTCTACTCAGATTCTCGTTGCCGCAACCAGCTGCTGATTTGACCACCA TTGCTCCAGTATCAGTTGCGATAATGACGCCAATTCCATTGACTATTCTTTGGATCGTGAAACTGATTATGGATCGACGGAAAAAATCGATCGCTGCTTCAGCTGAGAAACTTCAAGGATCTACAGTGCCGATACCAACCGTATCTGCATCTACTAAAACGGACAACACCGAAAATCCTTGA